The following DNA comes from Nymphaea colorata isolate Beijing-Zhang1983 unplaced genomic scaffold, ASM883128v2 scaffold0292, whole genome shotgun sequence.
GAtttaccaaagaagaaaatgatttatttgatattatGGATGACTGGCTACGGAGAGACCGTTTCGTTTTTGTGGGTTGGTCCGGTCTATTGCTCTTCCCTTGCGCCTATTTCGCTTTAGGAGGGTGGTTCACAGGTACAACCTTTGTAACTTCATGGTATACCCATGGATTGGCTAGTTCCTATTTGGAAGGCTGCAATTTCCTAACCGCTGCAGTTTCTACCCCTGCTAATAGTTTAGCGCATTCTTTATTGCTACTATGGGGCCCGGAAGCACAAGGAGATTTTACTCGTTGGTGCCAATTAGGCGGTTTGTGGACTTTTGTCGCTCTCCACGGCGCTTTCGGACTAATAGGCTTCATGTTACGTCAATTCGAACTTGCTCGATCTGTTCAATTGAGACCTTATAACGCAATCGCATTCTCTGGTCCAATTGCTGTTTTTGTTTCCGTATTCCTGATTTATCCACTAGGTCAGTCTGGCTGGTTCTTTGCGCCTAGTTTTGGCGTAGCAGCTATATTTCGGTTCATCCTTTTCTTCCAAGGGTTTCATAATTGGACATTGAACCCATTTCATATGATGGGAGTTGCCGGAGTATTGGGTGCTGCTCTGCTATGCGCTATTCATGGTGCTACCGTAGAAAATACTTTATTCGAGGATGGTGACGGTGCAAATACATTCCGTGCCTTTAACCCAACTCAAGCTGAAGAGACCTATTCTATGGTCACTGCTAACCGCTTTTGGTCACAAATCTTTGGGGTTGCTTTTTCCAATAAACGTTGGTTACATTTCTTTATGTTATTTGTACCAGTCACCGGTTTATGGATGAGTGCTCTTGGGGTAGTCGGTCTGGCTTTGAACCTACGTGCCTATGACTTCGTTTCCCAGGAAATCCGTGCAGCAGAAGATCCTGAATTGAGACTTTCTACaccaaaaatattcttttaaacGAAGGTATTCGTGCTTGGATGGCGGCTCAGGATCAGCCTCATGAAAACCTTATATTCCCTGAGGAGGTTCTACCCCGTGGAAACGCTCTTTAATGGAACTTTAGCTTTAGCTGGTCGTGACCAAGAAACCACCGGTTTCGCTTGGTGGGCGGGGAATGCCCGACTTATCAATCTGTCCGGTAAATTACTCGGAGCTCACGTGGCCCATGCCGGATTAATCGTATTCTGGGCTGGAGCAATGAACCTATTTGAAGTGGCTCATTTCGTACCAGAGAAACCTATGTATGAACAAGGATTGATTTTACTTCCCCATCTAGCTACTCTAGGTTGGGGGGTAGGCCCTGGGGGGAAGTTGTAGACACCTTTCCATACTTTGTATCTGGAGTACTTCACTTAATTTCCTCCGCAGTCCTAGGCTTTGGCGGTATTTATCATGCGCTTCTTGGACCCGAGACTCTTGAGGAATCCTTTCCATTCTTCGGTTATGTATGGAAAGATAGAAATAAAATGACCACAATTTTGGGTATTCACTTAATCTTGTTAGGTCTAGGCGCTTTTCTCCTAGTGTTCAAGGCTCTTTATTTTGGGGGCGTATATGATACCTGGGCCCCTGGCGGTGGAGATGTAAGAAGAATTACCAACTTGACCCTTAGCCCAAGTATTATATTTGGTTATTTACTAAAGTCTCCCTTTGGGGGAAGGATGGATTGTTAGTGTGGACGATTTAGAAGATATAATTGGAGGACATGTATGGTTAGGTTCCATTTGTATACTTGGTGGAATCTGGCATATCTTAACCAAACCCTTTGCGTGGGCTCGCCGTGCATTTGTATGGTCTGGAGAAGCTTACTTGTCTTATAGTTTAGGGGCTTTATCTATCTTTGGTTTCACTGCTTGTTGTTTCGTCTGGTTCAATAATACCGCTTATCCTAGTGAGTTTTACGGGCCTACTGGGCCGGAAGCTTCTCAAGCTCAAGCATTTACTTTTCTAGTTAGAGACCAACGTCTTGGGGCTAACGTGGGATCCGCTCAAGGACCTACTGGTTTAGGTAAATATCTAATGCGTTCCCCGACCGGAGAGATTATTTTTGGTGGGGAAACTATGCGTTTTTGGGATCTCCGTGCTCCCTGGTTGGAACCCCTAAGGGGCCCTAACGGTTTGGACTTGAGTAGGTTGAAAAAAGACATACAACCTTGGCAAGAACGACGTTCGGCGGAATATATGACTCATGCGCCTTTAGGTTCTTTAAATTCCGTGGGTGGTGTAGCTACAGAGATCAATGCAGTCAATTATGTCTCTCCTAGAAGTTGGTTATCTACCTCTCATTTTGTTCTAggattcttctttttgtggGTCATTTGTGGCATGCGGGAAGGGCCCGTGCAGCTGCAGCAGGTTTTGAAAAAGGAATCGATCGCGATTTCGAACCTGTTCTTTTCATGACTCCTCTTAATTGAGACGggaaataaaatgcatgaaGTATGAATTTGATTCCATTGTAGATATTGGAATCGAGTCATACCAAAAGTCTTCTTCCTACCCCCTTTCAACTCATTTAGATTTGTGGCTGTGGCTCGGCTATCCCCCTAGCCGAGCCATTCCCTTATGAAAAAGACTGAGCTAGCTAGggcaaaccaaaacaaacaATAACTAAACGAATATATTCAACGggcaaaaggagagagagggattcgaaccctcgATAGTCCTTTGTTCGGAACTATACCGGTTTTCAAGACCGGAGCTATCAACCACTCAGCCATCTCTCCTAGAGACAATCCCCATTTTATTCCCCAAAATAGGACATGGCCATACGAGTTGATACCGCAACTTCCTGTAGAAACATCTCAGGTGCGGTATTACCTATTCTATATTtggatctatatatatatatatatattgtatctGTTctgtatatatagatagagataGGGCATGATGGATCATGCCCGTCGTTTCTTAAGTAAATAAAACTGGACCCTCGATCCCATGTACGATCCGAATAAGTAATGAGTTCTAAAGGATCAATGGATTCACGGCCAAATCCCTCCATGATGCATTTTCTTACACCTTACAATTTCGTCCGAGAGAGGGATCAAATGGTATAGTTCATTCATTTGCCGGTAGCTTGGAGGATTACAACCATGACTATTGCTTTCCAATTGGCTGTTTTTGCATTAATTGCTACTTCATCAATCTTATTGATTAGTGTACCCGTTGTATTTGCTTCTCCCGATGGTTGGTCAAGTAATAAAAATGTTGTATTTTCCGGTACGTCATTATGGATTGGATTAGTATTTCTGGTAGGTATTCTTAATTCGCTCATCTATTGAACCTTTTCAGTATTTTCCGGATCAACAACCCCCCCCTCCGAAGAAATTCCGGTTGTGGGACACATtaacattaaatatgatatgAGTCCAGAAAAGCAATTCTAGGGGGGTCAAAAGTAActttttgaatgaattgaatgaaaaatagTTGGAATTTTCCTTAAAATAGTATCTGGCTCTGTACAAATAtggtatagatacatatagaatCTATGGGTGTGTGTTGACACATGCGCGTGTATCAAGAACGAATAAAATGCGGATATGGTCGAATGGTAAAATTTCTCTTTGCCAAGGAGAAGATGCGGGTTCGATTCCCGCTATCCGCCCATGGTGGAGTAATGTAATATGAGATGAGAAATTATCCGGTATAGTTTATATACCTACTATAGTGTAGTGGTTGTATTTTCTTTTACTCAGACTCCCAGTTCATTAAGGTGAAAGAATCAGACTTCAAAATAAATAGatataaattttgacaaatacaaagaaaaaaatatgttgcgGAGACAGGATTTGAACCCGTGACCTCAAGGTTATGAGCCTTGCGAGCTACCAAACTGCTCTACCCCGCGCTGACGAACTCGGAACTAATGACTAATGAACGAATAGGGATTAGAGGTGCCCCTATACCAGATTGATATGAATAGTATAGCCTATTCGTACAGAATGGTAAAGGGTGCCCCTATACCAGATTGATATGAATAGTATAGCCTATTCGTACAGAATGGTAAAGGGGGCTCCTCTAATAGAAATGAATAGAAATAGGACTTGGAAGGGATCTTTTTATCCCTACCAACTTGATCTTGTTGCCCCCGGCAACAAACATGCATGAACCATTTCGCGGAGTACGTGTCCGGATAGCCCAAAGTCTCGATAGTTAGCTCTGGGTCTTCCGGTCAAAAAACAGCGTCGATGAAGACGTATAGGTGCACTATTACGTGGTGGGGATTGCAATTTTACATGAATTTCCCATTTCTCGTCCAACGATGAAACTttgcttatttctttttttgaggaTCGACGAATCAAATGATATTTCTCTTCTAATTtctgcctcttcttctccctctgaATCAAACTTTTCCTTGCCATAATGGTGTAGTTCCTATTATTACCAATGATACACAATACAGATCGGATCCTAGATGTATAAATATAAGAAGGCGCGCCCCCTCTCCAtcgaaataaaaaatgagattttttttgatATCGCGCcttccttttgaaaataaataatcaacttaACCAAATTTGCCTGATGTAGAAGCAATCAAGAAAGCTGCGTAGGTAAATATATAACCTACAGAAAAGTGAGCTAAGCCAACCAGTCTTGCTTGTACAATGGAAAGAGCCACCGGTTTATCCCTCCAGCGAATCAAATTAGCCAAAGGTGTGCGTTCATGAGCCCATGCTAAAGTTTCAATCAATTCCTGCCAATATCCACGCCAGGAAATTAAGAACATGAATCCAGTAGCCCAAACAAGATGCCCAAATAAGAACATCCACGCCCAGACGGATAAACTATTCATACCAAAAGGATTATATCCGTTGATAAGTTGTGAAGAGTTTAACCATAGATAATCTCTTAACCATCCCATCAAATAAGTGGAAGATTCATTAAATTGCGAAACATTACCCTGCCATAATGTGATATGCTTCCAATGCCAATAGAAGGTAACCCATCCAATGGTATTTAACATCCAGAAAACTGCCAAATAAAATGCATCCCAAGCCGAAATATCACAAGTACCACCTCGTCCTGGACCATCGCAGGGGAAACTATACCCGAAATCCTTTTTATCTGGCATTAACTTGGAACCACGTGCATCTAAAGCACCTTTTACTAAGATCAATGTAGTTGTATGCAAACCTAGAGCAATAGCATGATGTACCAAGAAGTCCCCCGGCCCTATTGTTAAGAATAGTGAATTACGATTTTCATTAATAGCATTCAACCATCCAGGTAACCATAAGCTTTGACCTGCATTAAATGCTGGGCCATTCGTTGAAGATAAGAGTACATCAAACCCATATGAAGTCTTACCATGAGCGGACTGTATCCATTGGGCAAATATGGGTTCGATCAAGATTTGTTTTTCTGGAGTACCAAAAGCAAGCATGACGTCATTATGAACATAGAGTCCCAAGGTATGGAACCCCAGGAACAAGCTAGCCCAACTTAAATGAGATATGATAGCTTCTTTATGGTCTAACATTCTTGCCAATACATTATCCTCATTCTGCTGCGGGTTGTAATCCCTAATGAAGAATATAGCTCCATGAGCAAAGGCTCCTGTCATGATGAACCCTGCGATGTATTGGTGATGAGTATATAACGCAGCTTGAGTAGTAAAGTCTTGTGCTATAAATGCATAAGCAGGTAAAGAGTACATGTGTTGAGCTACCAAGGAAGTAATAACCCCCAAAGAGGCTAGAGCAAGACCTAATTGAAAATGAATCGAATTATTGATTGTGTCATAAAGGCCTTTATGCCCGCGCCCCAATCGACCCCCCGGAGGAATATGCGCCTCTAGAAGATCTTTTATACTGTGCCCAATCCCGAAGTTAGTTCTATACATATGACCAGCAACGAGAAAAATGAATGCAATAGCTAAATGATGATGGGCAATATCGGTCAGCCATAAACTTTGAGTTTGCGGATGGAATCCCCCGAGAAGGGTTAGAATGGCAGTTCCCGCTCCTTGGGAGGTACCGAATAAATGACTACTGGAATCGGGGTTTTGGGCATAAAGATTCCACTGACCTGTAAAAAGTGGCCCCAATCCTTGGGGATATGGTAATACATCTAAGAAATTATTCCATCTGACATATTCACCCCTTGACCCGGGAATAGCAACATGAACTAAATGTCCTGCCCAAGCCAAGGAGCTTACTCCGAAGAGCcctgacaaatgatgattgaGACGAGATTCGGCATTTTTGAACCACGAAACGCTTGGCTTCCATTTGGGTTGTAGATGTAACCAACCCGCTACTAAAGATATGGCAGaaataaataatagaaaaagagcTCCAGTATAAAGATCTTCGTTGGTGCGCAAGCCGATTGTATACCACCATTGATAAACACCGGAATAAGCAATATTCACTGGGCCAAGAGCACCCCCTCGAGTAAAAGCTTCTACAGCCGGTTGACCAAAATGAGGATCCCAAATAGTATGAGCAATGGGTCTTACATGTAAGGGGTCCTGTACCCATGACTCAAAATTTCCTTGCCAAGCCACATGAAACAGATTGCCGGAAGTCCACAGAAAGATTATTGCTAACTGCCCGAAGTGAGAAGCAAAAATATTCTGATAAAGACGTTCCTCGGTGATATCATCATGACTCTCGAAGTCATGTGCGGTAGCAATACCAAACCAAATACGACGAGTAGTGGGGTCCTGAGCTAAGCCTTGGCTAAACCTTGGAAATCTTAATGCCATAATGCCTTTCAAATCCTCCTAGCCATTATCCTACTGAAATAATTCTTGCTAAGAAGAATGCCCATGTTGTGGCAATTCCACCCAGAAGGTAATGGGTTACTCCTACAGCGCGTCCTTGTATAATGCTCAAGGCTCTAGGCTGAGTAGCAGGAGCAACTTTTAATTTGTTATGAGCCCAGACGATGGATTCAATGAGTTCTTGCCAATAACCACGACCGCTAAATAGAAACATTAAACTGAAGGCCCAGACAAAATGAGCACCTAAGAAGAAAAGACCATAGGCGGATAATGAAGAGCCATAAGACTGGATTACTTGGGAGGACTGTGCCCATAAAAAATCTCTTAGCCACCCATTAATTGTAATGGAACTCTGTGCAAAGTTTCCCCCCGTGATATGAGTTACCACCCCTTGATCACTTATACTACCCCAAACATCTGACTGCATCTTCCAGCTGAAATGGAAAATTACTACCGAAATCGCATTGTACATCCAGAATAGACCTAGGAAGACATGATCCCAGGCGGAGACTTGGCATGTTCCCCCTCTTCCGGGTCCGTCACAAGGGAAACGAAAACCAAGATTTGCTTTATCAGGTATCAAACGAGAACTGCGGGCAAATAGAACACCTTTCAGTAGTATCAATACAGTTACATGGATCGTAAATGCATGAATGTGATGTACCAAAAAATCTGCGGTTCCCAGTGGAATAGGTAACAAAGCTACTTTGCCGCCTACTGCTACTAAATCACCACCCCCCCAAGTCAAGCTGGTGCCCGCTGTTGCACCAGGAGCTGTTGCGCTAGGTGCTAAAGCATGAGTGTTTTGTATCCATTGAGCAAAGATAGGTTGTAATTGTATAGCGGTATCTGAAAACATATCTTGGGGACGCCCCAAAGCGCTCATAGTATCATTATGAATATACAAGCCAAAACTGTGAAAGCCTAGAAATATACACACCCAGTTAAGATGTGATATGATTGCATCTCGGTGCCTAAGGACACGATCTAATAGATCGTTGTATCGAGTAGTTGGATCATAGTCTCTTACCATAAAAATTGCTGCATGTGCAGCAGCACCAACTATGAGAAATCCACCGATCCACATGTGATGCGTGAACAACGAAAGTTGTGTACCATAATCAGTAGCTAGGTATGGATAAGGGGGCATAGAGTACATATGGTGGGCTACTACAATGGTTAAAGAACCTAACATAGCTAAATTCAGAGCTAATTGAGCATGCCATGACGTTGTTAGGATCTCATAGAGGCCCTTATGACCCTCACCTGTAAACGGACCCTTATGAGCCTCTAAAATATCTTTCAGGTCATGACCAATGCCCCAGTTGGTCTTATACATGTGACCAGCTATCAGGAAAAGAATTGCAATAGCCAAATGATGGTGTGCAATATCGGTTAGCCATAGACCTCCTGTTACTGGATCTAACCCTCCACGAAAAGTAAGAAATTCCGCGTATTTTGACCAATTCAGGGTGAAAAACGGGGTTGCTCCCTCTGCAAAACTGGGATAAAGTTGAGCCAAAAGATCCCGATTCAAGATAAATTCATGAGGAAGTGGTATTTCCTTAGGATCCACCCCAGCGTTCAGAAATTGGTTAATAGGTAAAGATACATGTACTTGATGCCCTGCCCAAGAAAGAGACCCAAGTCCTAGTAACCCTGCTAAGTGGTGGTTCAACATGGATTCTACATCTTGGAACCAAGCCAATTTTGGAGCAGCTTTGTGATAATGGAACCAACCGGCAAAAAGCATTAACGCTGCAAAGATCAATGCTCCAATTGCAGTACAATAAAGTTGTAATTCACTAGTTATTCCCGACGCTCGCCAAATCTGAAAAAATCCAGAGGTTATTTGTATTCCTCGGAAACCTCCGCCTACATCGCCATTCAATATTTCTTGACCCACTATCGGCCAAACCACCTGGGCACTGGGTCCGATGTGAGTAGGGTCGCTCAGCCACGCTTCATAATTGGAAAAACGGGCTCCATGGAAATACATGCCACTCAACCAAAGAAAGATGATGGATAGTTGACCGAAATGAGCACTAAATACTTTTCGGGAGATCTCCTCCAAATCATTGGTATGGCTATCGAAATCGTGAGCATCAGCATGTAGGTTCCAGATCCAAGTGGTAGTATCAGGGCCCTTAGCTATTGTCCTTGAGAAATGGCCGGGTCTGGCCCATTCCTCGAATGAAGTTTTTATGGGATCCCTATCCACCAAAATCTTCACTTCTGGTTCCGGCGAACGAATAATCATTGAGTCCTCCTCTTTCCGGACAACACATACGAAGAGACCCGCCAACAAAAAGTAAAGTAATTAGTGAACCtctgagaaatatatatttctgattAGTTCCTTTCTATCCCCCACAATTTTCCTTAGTTATTCACTAGAGCAATTATGAGCAATTATGATATGGAAGTCTATCCGGGGCAAGTGTTCGGATCTATTATGACATATCTATGAGGTGCTCAACGGACCGtttttttgtaaatcccttCCCGACGCGAGccaaaaacaactttttggCCCAACCTAGTCTACTCATATTTCGATGTATGAGTGCCTAGATGGGTCTACTTGTATACTACGTTACATGCAACGTATTACGCCATTACAAATCACAAGATCTCTCATTAGTCATTACTAATGACTAAGATAAGAAATATCCCGATATCGATTTTAGACGTCTTTTTGATTAGTTAGCAATCGctaagagaaaggaagagattcTGTGCCATATGCATATATCGTCTACCCCTATAAGGtaccaaatgaaataaaaagaacgATCTTAGAAGGGATATAATGAAATTCCTCTATCGATTCCCCCGGGGCAACAATCTATTTGATGGATCCAACAAACAATTTAAgtgaattcaattcaaaaagaaagtGTTCTTATTCGAACCGCCCTGTGATCTTCAACCAATTCTGTGCTTCAATATAATTACCTGGAGTAAGCGCTATGGCTTGTTTCCAATACTCAGCAGCTTGATCGAACCAAGCCTCCGCAATTTCTGAATCTCCCTGTCGAATGGCCTCTTCTCCCCGGTCGGAATAGGTAGGTCAATTCCTTCCCTTAGAACCGTACTTGAGAGTTTCCTGCCTCATACGGCTCAGCAGTCAACTCTTTTTTGGCGTTACATCTTTCTTAATCTACCGTATCTAGCTGAATGAGATTTATCGGAGATCTATCCCTTCTTGGATTAGCCAAATCAAATAACCTGAAGAGGTTAAGTTAATTACATGAGTTTCAAACTCCGATTTGGATCAATAATCAGTTTTATCTCTTCTCCCACTCTCAGAAGAATGAAGCATAGATATCTCCCTCTATCATTAGAGTTTTCTGAAAGTTAACTATCTCGGTTTCGTCTAGAAATTCATATAGAATCTTTGAAAAAGACTTTCTTCGATAAGAAAAAAGGACTTACTCTCCTTGGGATCTGATACTACACCGCTGCTCAATACCTTAGTGGATCAACCCTATTACATAAGTTGATTCCTAACTTTTATGTCATATTATGACATACATAAGTAAGCAGGTCTTATTGTATCGGCCAAAAACCTCAATAATTGATCTTTACGGTGCTTCTTTTATCAATTAGATCCTTTATCCATAGAATCTAGTATAAGGGCTATACTTAGTTCTTCATATATCGGCTTCTATGAAGTCTGTTTTTTTGCTACAGCTTCTAAAAATCGTTCCCCTTTGGACAATGGATATGTAGAAagcctattttttttgtttctccttagATTTCCTAGTACTAGCAATAGGAGGTTTTAATACTAGCGGATttgatctttctttccttctttctatttctaTAGTAGAGATAGTCGCACGTAATGGCAGATCACGGCCATATTATTAGAAGCTTGTGGTAAGAATGGATTTCGTTCTAGTGCTCGGAAATAATATTCCAAAGCCTTCGTATGTTCTCCGTTACTTGTGTGTATAAGGCCTATATTATAGAGTATATAACTTCGATCGTAGGGATCAATTTCTGGTCGCATAGCTTCATAATAATTCTGTAAAGCTTCCGCATAATTTCCTTCAGATTGAGCTGACATCCGTTACGGTCGTTCATTCCAAGAATCTCCGTTCCAGAACCGTACGTGAGATTTCCATCTCATACGGCTCCTCCCTTCTGCGCATAATATAATATTAAGGGAAATAATCCATGGAatcaaaccaaaaccaaaaagatttaaatattttccttatgaACTGACAGGGGCTAGTGTTTTTACAAGAAATCTCTAGCCAGCCTTCCTGCAAGAGGTCTTTTCTTACTTAATACCAAACATGTTGGTCTTTCTTAGAGAAAAATGGTAACTCCAgcaatttctttgttcttaACGCCCCCTATTTCCAGGAATTAGTCACTTCAACGATCTTTGATGGTTATACGGGTATCCAAAGTACGAACGAGATGGATGTTTGTTGTCCTAACCATTCTTGGTAGTCCCGATCCCGATAAGAAGAAGGGGGAATTATATAACAAAGTTTTCGTTTTGTTGATTCCTAGGTGTAGTGCTTCTTCCCCTATGCCACCTATTGGCACTATTACAGTAGAATTGACATGCAATACAGAACCTATAGGTGTAACCTTTCGCTCAATACTAGAATCGACAATTGAAGCATCTGAGGTTGCATCAATCGAGGATACACGACAGAAGGGATTGCTCTATCTCCAAACTTCACCTTCACCAAGCGTAGGTTTTTaccaatctttttctttccatacCGAATCGTGTCTCTTTTTGTAAGAATAAGAATAAATGAAATAGAGTGGTaagtaagaaaaaaggaatcaaATCGCACCATCTCTGTAATAGGTAAATGCCTCTTTTTCTCCCGAAGTTGTCGGAATTATTCGTAATAAGATATTGGCTACAATTGAAGAGGTTTTATCAATAAAATTTCCATTTATCCGAGATCTAGGCATAGTTTGCAATCCATTTTATAATTCTTCTCATTACCCCTCGCGGGTAAATGATCCCACAACAAAGGAATTGTACGATAcgaaatgacataaaaaaaaagactaataactaattaaactaattataaaatcaaaaaatgtGGATCTTTTACTCAGTACTTTTGGGAAGGGATCAATAAGGAACTATTTGAATACGGTTGGATTTTCGATTCCAATTTAGTAGTATACCAATGAGACTATTAGCTATTTCATTGAAATGCAAGAATCAAGGAATTTTTTCTACAGATTCTAATACTAATATAATAAACAATAACCTATCCTATCATAACCtaaccaaaattggatttcattatgataataaaaaaatggaataagCATTCCATGATAAAAATGGGGTAAGGATAACTATCCATTTTGTGTGCATAGCGTGTAGACACCATAAGATTATAGAATGAAAATCCATGGGATGATTCATCAAT
Coding sequences within:
- the LOC126409454 gene encoding photosystem I P700 chlorophyll a apoprotein A2, whose protein sequence is MALRFPRFSQGLAQDPTTRRIWFGIATAHDFESHDDITEERLYQNIFASHFGQLAIIFLWTSGNLFHVAWQGNFESWVQDPLHVRPIAHTIWDPHFGQPAVEAFTRGGALGPVNIAYSGVYQWWYTIGLRTNEDLYTGALFLLFISAISLVAGWLHLQPKWKPSVSWFKNAESRLNHHLSGLFGVSSLAWAGHLVHVAIPGSRGEYVRWNNFLDVLPYPQGLGPLFTGQWNLYAQNPDSSSHLFGTSQGAGTAILTLLGGFHPQTQSLWLTDIAHHHLAIAFIFLVAGHMYRTNFGIGHSIKDLLEAHIPPGGRLGRGHKGLYDTINNSIHFQLGLALASLGVITSLVAQHMYSLPAYAFIAQDFTTQAALYTHHQYIAGFIMTGAFAHGAIFFIRDYNPQQNEDNVLARMLDHKEAIISHLSWASLFLGFHTLGLYVHNDVMLAFGTPEKQILIEPIFAQWIQSAHGKTSYGFDVLLSSTNGPAFNAGQSLWLPGWLNAINENRNSLFLTIGPGDFLVHHAIALGLHTTTLILVKGALDARGSKLMPDKKDFGYSFPCDGPGRGGTCDISAWDAFYLAVFWMLNTIGWVTFYWHWKHITLWQGNVSQFNESSTYLMGWLRDYLWLNSSQLINGYNPFGMNSLSVWAWMFLFGHLVWATGFMFLISWRGYWQELIETLAWAHERTPLANLIRWRDKPVALSIVQARLVGLAHFSVGYIFTYAAFLIASTSGKFG
- the LOC126409453 gene encoding photosystem I P700 chlorophyll a apoprotein A1; the protein is MIIRSPEPEVKILVDRDPIKTSFEEWARPGHFSRTIAKGPDTTTWIWNLHADAHDFDSHTNDLEEISRKVFSAHFGQLSIIFLWLSGMYFHGARFSNYEAWLSDPTHIGPSAQVVWPIVGQEILNGDVGGGFRGIQITSGFFQIWRASGITSELQLYCTAIGALIFAALMLFAGWFHYHKAAPKLAWFQDVESMLNHHLAGLLGLGSLSWAGHQVHVSLPINQFLNAGVDPKEIPLPHEFILNRDLLAQLYPSFAEGATPFFTLNWSKYAEFLTFRGGLDPVTGGLWLTDIAHHHLAIAILFLIAGHMYKTNWGIGHDLKDILEAHKGPFTGEGHKGLYEILTTSWHAQLALNLAMLGSLTIVVAHHMYSMPPYPYLATDYGTQLSLFTHHMWIGGFLIVGAAAHAAIFMVRDYDPTTRYNDLLDRVLRHRDAIISHLNWVCIFLGFHSFGLYIHNDTMSALGRPQDMFSDTAIQLQPIFAQWIQNTHALAPSATAPGATAGTSLTWGGGDLVAVGGKVALLPIPLGTADFLVHHIHAFTIHVTVLILLKGVLFARSSRLIPDKANLGFRFPCDGPGRGGTCQVSAWDHVFLGLFWMYNAISVVIFHFSWKMQSDVWGSISDQGVVTHITGGNFAQSSITINGWLRDFLWAQSSQVIQSYGSSLSAYGLFFLGAHFVWAFSLMFLFSGRGYWQELIESIVWAHNKLKVAPATQPRALSIIQGRAVGVTHYLLGGIATTWAFFLARIISVG